The genomic window TCGCGGCTCAACAAGGCGAAGATCACCGTCGGCGACGCCGAGCGCGACTACCTGCGCAACAAGAACCTGGCCGCCGAAGGCACCATCTCGGCCGCCGACTTCCAGCGCTCCGAGATCGCCTGGGAGCAGGCGAAGGAGGATTTGAAGGGCGCCCAGGACAATCTCGACATCGTGCGCAAAGGGACGAGCGCCCGCATGGCCTCAGCGTCGACGACGGTTGTCCGCGCGACGATCGCCGGAACGATTCTCGAAGTGCCGCTCGAGGTCGGCAACTCCGTCATCGAGTCGAACAACTTCAACGACGGCACGACGATCGCCTCGATCGCCGACCTCGACGACCTGATCTTCAAGGGCAAGGTCGACGAGTCGGAGGTCGGCAAGATCCGGCCCGGCATGGAGCTCGAGCTCACGATCGGCGCGCTGCCGGAGAACAAGGTCCGTGCCTCGCTCGAGCGCATCGCCCCGAAGGGGGTCGAAGAGAACGGCGCCATCCAGTTCGAGATCCGCGCCGCCGTCGTGCCGCAGAAGGACATGCTCATCCGCGCCAACTACAGCGCGAGCGCCGACATCGTGCTCGAGAAGCGCGAACAGGTCCTGGCGCTCGACGAGGGGATGCTGCAGTTCGAAGGCGAGAAGCCCTACGTCGAAGTCGAGACCGCGCCCCAGAAGTTCGAGCGC from Thermoanaerobaculia bacterium includes these protein-coding regions:
- a CDS encoding efflux RND transporter periplasmic adaptor subunit; protein product: MKKVLGVLAAFLFAAVVIATGVFLWKKSQTRPIVYQTASPVTTDLVRKTVATGAVVPRKEVQIKPLISGIIEELYVEPGQLVKQGDMVAKVRVIPNMVSLSSAESRLNKAKITVGDAERDYLRNKNLAAEGTISAADFQRSEIAWEQAKEDLKGAQDNLDIVRKGTSARMASASTTVVRATIAGTILEVPLEVGNSVIESNNFNDGTTIASIADLDDLIFKGKVDESEVGKIRPGMELELTIGALPENKVRASLERIAPKGVEENGAIQFEIRAAVVPQKDMLIRANYSASADIVLEKREQVLALDEGMLQFEGEKPYVEVETAPQKFERREIETGLSDGIQIEIVSGLTATDKIKNPNTEAAPPKAN